Proteins encoded together in one Miscanthus floridulus cultivar M001 chromosome 16, ASM1932011v1, whole genome shotgun sequence window:
- the LOC136512099 gene encoding actin-depolymerizing factor 7, translating into MANAASGMAVDDDCKRRFLELKAKRTHRFIIYKIDEKKKMVVVEQVGEPVLNYDDFAASLPANECRYAIFDYDFVTEENCQKSKIFFIAWSPDTARVRSKMIYASSKERFKRELDGIQVELQATDSAEVGLDVIQGRAN; encoded by the exons ATG GCAAACGCGGCGTCAGGGATGGCCGTGGACGACGACTGCAAGCGCCGGTTCCTGGAGCTCAAGGCCAAGAGGACCCACCGCTTCATCATCTACAAGATcgacgagaagaagaagatggtggtggtggagcagGTGGGCGAGCCTGTGCTCAACTACGATGACTTTGCCGCCAGTCTCCCCGCCAATGAGTGCAGGTACGCCATCTTCGACTACGACTTCGTCACCGAGGAGAACTGCCAGAAGAGCAAGATCTTCTTCATCGCCTG GTCTCCTGACACGGCGCGCGTGAGGAGCAAGATGATCTACGCCAGCTCCAAGGAGAGGTTCAAGCGGGAGCTAGACGGCATCCAGGTGGAGCTTCAAGCCACCGACTCCGCTGAGGTTGGCCTTGACGTGATCCAGGGCCGTGCAAACTGA